GGCCCCGGGGCAGCGTCTGGTCCTGGCCGACGGCGGCCGGATCGTGGTCAACGCCGTCAAGGGGACGGCCAGGGTGCGGCTGCGCTGGGCCTGAACCCGCTGGCCCGGGAACCGTCGGCCGCTCATGATTTTTGGCCTCTGACACGCCACCACTCAAGGAGGGCTCCCATGGCCCACATCGGAATTCTCATCTGCGGCCGTTACAGCTCGTGCGCCGGGGGCAAATGCCTGCGATCCATGAAGGAAAGGGTCGGCGGATTTGCGCAGTATCCCGAGACAGAGGAACTGACCCTGGTCGGATATGCCTCCTGTGGCGGGTGTCCGGGGGGAAACGTGGAATATGCGCCCCTGGAGATGATCAAAAACGGGGTGTCGGTGATCCATCTCGCCACGGGCATGGTCGTCGGCTATCCCCCCTGTCCGTACATCCGGCAGTTCAAGGAGTATATTGAAAGCGCCTTCCATATCCCAGTTGTCGTGGGCACGCACCCCATCCCCTTGAAATACCAGACGACCCACGCCTCCCTCCCTTTTTGGAAGGACATGGGGATGGCCGACCTTGCCGGACGCCTCTTCGCGGAAGACCGCCAGACCATGGCGCTTTACGACTAACCCGAACACGGAGCAGGCACATGAACATGGGCCACATCCCCTTTGGCGTCACCGACTGGGAAGGCGTGGAAACGACGGAACACCCGGGGACGACCGGCACGGCGCTCTGGCGCACCCGGACCTTCGGCCCGGCCGAAAACCCCATCCGGGTCCGCATGGTTTCCTATTCGCCAGGATATCTGGCCGACCACTGGTGCCGCAAGGGGCACATCCTGCTGTGCCTGGAAGGCGAATTGCACACCACGCTTGAAGACGGCAGGCGCTTCACCCTCACCCCCGGCATGAGCTACCAGGTGGCCGACAACGCCGAGGCGCACCAATCGGCGACCCCGACCGGGGCGAAGCTGTTCATCGTCGATTAAGGGGAGTCGCCCGGCGCTCCCCCCGCCGCCCCCAGGCCGTCGCCCCATCGTGACCGGCCCGCCTTGCCCGCGCAGCGGTTTGCTGGTAACCGGAAGGCTCGAAATCGAAAAACCTTCTGTCGCGCTTCCGGAGGCCCCCATGTCCGACGCCTGCCCGTTTCCGGCCATCGACGCCAGCATCCCGGTTCTCGGGACGGCCAAGATCCCCTCGCCGCTCCCCTATTGCCGGTTCATGGACGATACGGCCCGGACCAGGGTCGAGCTCACCAATGAAGACCTCGACGAAATCACCACGCCGTGCTTCGCCGAATTCGAGGTCGCCGGTCCCCGGGGCAAGATCTATTTCGACTCCTCCAAGGCCAAGGCCGCCATCGTCACCTGCGGCGGCCTGTGCCCGGGCATCAACGACGTCATCCGGGCCATCGTCATGGAGGCCCATCACAACTACGACATCGCCGCCACGTTGGGCATCCGCTACGGGCTGCAGGGCTTTATCCCCTCCTTCGGCCACTCCCTCATGGAACTGACCCCGGAAAACGTCTCGGACATCCACCAGTTCGGCGGTACCATGCTCGGGTCCAGCCGGGGACCGCAGGAAGCGGTCGACATCGTGGACGCCCTGGAACGGTTCAACGTGAGCATGCTGTTCATCATCGGCGGGGACGGCACCATGCGGGCGGCGCGAAGGATTCAGGAGGAGATCACAGCCAGACGGGGCAAGATATCGGTCATCGGCGTGCCCAAGACCATCGACAACGACATCAGCTTCGTCACCAGGTCGTTTGGCTTCGACACGGCCGTGGAAAAGGCCACCGAGGCCATCCGCTGCGCCCACACCGAGGCCCTGGGGGTCTTAAACGGCGTGGGCCTGGTCAAGGTCATGGGCCGCGAGTCGGGGTTCATCGCCGCCCAGGCCACCCTGGCCCTCAAAGAGGTCAACTACGTGCTCGTGCCGGAATATCCCTTCACGCTGCACGGCGACCACGGCCTTTTGCCGTCCCTGGAAAAACGCCTGGCCCGCCGCCGCCATGCGGTCATCGTGGCCGCCGAGGGCGCGGGGCAGCATCTGCTGGCCGCCTCGGGCAAAAAGGACGCCTCGGGCAACCCGGTCCTGGGCGACGTGGCCAGCCTTTTGACCAGCGAGATCGATGCCTATTTCAAGTCCAAAAATCTGCCCCTGACGCTCAAATACATCGACCCCAGCTACATCATCCGCTCGGTCCCGGCCAACGCCAACGACCGGGTCTATTGCGGCTTTCTGGGACAGCACGCCGTGCATGCGGCCATGGCCGGAAAGACCGGCATGGTGGTCAGCAAGCTGTTCGGCCGCTACGTCCACCTGCCCTTCGACCTGGTCACCCGCAAGCGCAAAAGGCTCAACGTGCATTCCGACTACTGGCGGGCCGTGCTGGAATCCACCGGGCAGCACGGGGTGACCCCCCTGCCCGGAGACGAGGCCACCCTGTGCCTGAATAAGGACGGCTAGCCCGGCGTCCGGCGCACGGGTCGGGCGTTATTCGAGAAAATAGTCCACCACCCGGCGTTCCTCGGCCACGGCCTTGATGAAGGCCACGCACTCCTGGTGGCGGGGGTGGACGGCGTAGGCTTTGAGGTCGGCGGCGTTGTCGAATTCGGAATAAAGGATGGCGTGGGTCTCGGGGGCGGATTCCAGGATGTCCGTGCCCACGTGCAGGCGCCTGACCTGGGGGATCACAGCGGGCAGGGCCTCCAGGATTTCCTTCATTTTCGCGGCGTTTTGGGCGCGCGTGCCGTGTTCGGTCTGTTCCTTGAGCTTCCACATGACGATGTGTACGAGCATGGTCGGTTTCCTCTTACGGTTCGGGTGAACGGATCACACAAGGCATTCCATGCCCTTGCGTTCCAGAAGATCAAGGAGCTTGGCGGAAGGCCCGCTGGGTTTTTTCCGGCCCATTTCCCACTGCTGCACCGTGGACAGGCCGACGTTCAAAAGGGCGGCGAAAACCGCCTGGCTCAAATGCGCGGATTCCCTGATCCGTTTGACGTCGGCGGCATGGAACTCCCGCCGGGGAGGCAGACACAAGGATTCGATCTGCCGCAAGGTTATGGGCGGCATTCCCCCTGCCTCGTGGATGTCCCTGGCCATTTCCAGGGCTCGCTCAAGGCGCCTGCTCATTCTCCACCCACCTGATTTCGTGCAGTTTTCCGTCGTCTAGCAGACGCATTATCACCCCGTCATCCGCCGCGAGGCAACATTCGCAGGCCCGGGCAAGGGCCTCCGCTTCGCGGGGAGTGGCGACACCAACAACGCGCCTCGTGCAGGTTCTTCGAGGCCTTGTTCGGCGAACTCTACCAGCAGTGTCTCACAAAGGCCCATGGCCACAAATTCTCATGTAAAAACAAGCTGTTCATCCTGGACGCTTCGAATTCCTGACCACTCACATGACGTTACCGGCCAGGACCGTCGCCGACAACTACAAGGGCCGCTGGTAGGTCGAAATCTTCTTCCGCTTCAGCAAACAGAACCTCAACATCACGTCGTTTCTCGGAAACTCGAAAAACGCCGTCCTCTCCCATGCCTATGTGGCGTTCATCGCGTATCTGCTTCTGGCCTACCAGAAATTGCAGTCAAAGATCGGCCTGCGTCTGCATTACCTGGCCCGGCTGGTGCAACGAAATCTGTTTCAGCAATGTGAAAGACACGACCTCGTCGACCCACGACAGGAATAATCAAAGATAAATAATTACAGGAAACTATATTGAATTCCTTAATCGGACAGAATAATTTAAATTGATTTGCTGCATGAATATGATTATTTTTATGTGAAATATAACAAGGAAATGAATCCATGTCAGCATTTTTCATACCGCGACGCCTTCCGGATTTATCCTGGAATCAATGGCTGATCTGCGCAATAGCAGCTACAGGGTTTGCTTTTGATACGTATGAATTGTTGATGCTGCCCTTGATCGTAAAGCCGGCTCTTCTCGAACTCGGAGGAATTCGGCCGGGTACACCGGAATTTACCCTGTGGTTTGGCCTGTTGTTTTATATACCTGCTTTGGCGGGTGGATTATTTGGTCTTCTGGGAGGATACCTGACGGACTGCTTTGGACGAAAAAAAGTCCTGACCATCAGCATCCTTCTCTATGCCTTCGCCGCTTTTGTTGCCGGATTCTCGATCTCCTTGCCGATGCTCCTGGTGTTACGCTGCCTTGTCTTCATCGGCGTCAGTGTGGAATTCGTGGCAGCTGTAGCCTGGCTGGCGGAAATTTTTCCCGGACAGCAGCGTGAGGGGATATTGGGGATAACGCAGATTTTTTCTTCACTCGGGGGCGTCATGGTTGCCATAGCCAACGGCATCGTGACTGCCTGGTCCACAAACAGCCCTGCCCCGCTACTGCTCGGTTTCCATCTGCCGGCCCTGCAATTGCCAGCCATTGCCACCCCCCCTGTCCTTGACCTGTTTGGCGCCATTGCCAACCCGCATGCGCATTGGCGCTACACGCTGATGTCCGGCCTCATTCCGGCGATTCCGTTGCTTATGGTCAGGCCGTTTCTCCCGGAATCGCCGTTGTGGATGGAGAAACGGAAAATGGGACAGTTGCGACGCCCGAGCATCACTGAACTTTTCAGCCAGAGCCTGCGCAAGACCACCATTATCGTCACCCTGATGTTCATGCTGAGCTACGCGGCATTTTATGGCGCCATCGCGCAGGTAACCCAGATTATACCCGGTCTGCCGGAGGTGAAGGCGGATGTCGCCGTCGCATTGCAGAAGCAATTGCCGGATTCAAAGCGGGACGAATTCAATGGCCGATGGCGCGCCGAGGGAAAAACCGAATCGGAAACATCGCAGTTAATCAGCGCCGAAGAGCGCCGCATCGCTTCGGCTGTTGAACAGGCGCGCGCAGCCCAGATAATGAAGGCGCCGGAATTCGGCGGTCTCCTGGGGCGTTTTGCCCTGGCCGCCCTGGCCATCATTGTGGTTAGTCGGCGGAGGCTGCTGCGCATGTTCCTCCTGCCGGGCCTTGCCGTGATGCCTCTGACGTTCGCCTGGGCCGGGGTGACCAGTTTCTCCTGGCTGGAATGCGGCATTTTCCTGGCTGGATTCCTGACCGTTGGCCAATTCAGTTTTTGGGGCAACTATCTGCCGCAGGCGTTTCCGCTCCATTTGCGGGGCACGGGGGAAAGCTTCGCCGCCAACATCGGCGGGCGCATGATCGGCACATCCTTCGCCGCCCTCACGCAGTGGATTGCCTATTGGCTGCCGGGAAACGTCTCGAATGCAACCAGGATCGCTTATGCGGCTGCCGGAATAGCCTTCTCCTGCTATCTGCTCAACATCGTTTGCTCTTTTTGGTTGCCGGAACCAGGCGTCCGTGACCTGTCAAAATGATGCAGACGTTGGGTTCAGACCAAATGGTCGCCGCTCCACCTCGGCCTCAATTTGCCTGGCGCCCGGCCTGGGCAATACGGATGAGGCCTGCCCGGTCGACCTTGCCTCGCTGCGACAGGGGCCATTGGTCAATCCGGTGAAAGGACACCGGAATGGACTCGGGATCGACCCGGGCCGCCACCCACGCCCGAAGGGTCGCCTCTCCGGGGTCGTCGCACGTCTGCTGAAGACGATAGAACGCCACGGGAACCTGTCCGGCGATGACGTCCGGTATGCCCACAAGGACCGCCTCCGCGACGCAGGGATATTCGAGCAGCACATCCGTCACCAGCGCGGAGGCAACGTTGATGGCGTTGCGGACGATCACATCCTGGACCCGGCCCCGGAACCAATAATAGCCGTCTTCGTCCATGCAGACGAGGTCCTGGGTATCAAACCATCCCGAGCCGATGGCTTGATGCGTACGCAACGTGTCGTTCCAATATCCAACCATCCAGTTTCTCGTACGCACCAGCAGGCGGCCGGTCTCCCCCTGTTTGACATCGCGTCCGTCCGCATCCGCCAGCCGCGTGTCAACGCCGCGAAGGGGCTTGCCCATGGCCCCCGCTTTCCGGGGACCATCCAGGGGATGGGCGACGACGAGCCCGGTTTCCGTCAACCCGTACAGATTGAGCATGGGCTTTCCCATCGTCCGTTCCGCCTGTCGAATCAATTCCGGTCCTGGATGATCCCCTGTCGTTATCCAGAACCTGACGTGGGAATGATCAACCAAGGCGGCGGCCGGGTGCTCGAAAAGCCGGCGGGCCAAGGCGGGCATGACTAGGGTGTACGTGGGTCGTGCCTGGGCGTAGCGCTTCCAAAACATGTCGCTGTCCGGCTGCCCGGCCAGGAAGACGGTCCCCCCGACGCGCAACATGGCCAACACCTGATAGACGAGACAGGGTGTTCGCATGGGGGAAAACACCAGGAGCGTTTTGTCCCTGTCCGTCAGCATCAGTGTGTTGACGAGGTGTTCGGCGCGCTCCACAAGCCGGGCTTGTGCGTGCGCAATCCCTTTCGGGCGTCCGGTCGTGCCGGAGGTGAACACGAGCAACCCGATGGGATCCTGGCCGCAACAGGTTCCTTTCAGGGAATTATCCGGCACAGTGTCCATGAGATGGGCATAATCGGTGCTCCTCGGGGCCTGCCCGGCAGTAAGGACAACCGTCCCTATTTGCTTGAGCGACGCCTCAGGCAAGGCCGAAAGCAAGGCATGGTCCGTCACGATGGCTTTCGGACAGGCATCAGACAAATACAAACCATGCAAGAGAGGAGGAGCATCGAGCGACAAGGGGACAACAATCAATGAGGCACGACTGGCGGCGAGAAATGCAGTGACGAGTTCAATGCCGCTTGGAAGCAATAAAGCGATCCTGTCACCAGATTGCAGCCCTAAAGCACAAAAACCAGCCGCCAACCGATCCACATCCATGGCAAGACGGCGATACGTCACCTCCTGTCCAACGGTTGCCACAGCAATGTGACCAGGCATGAGGGTGGCGGTGCGCTCAAGAATATCCCAGATCGCCATGCACTCCTCACAAACGCCCAAAGGGGAGTTGAAGGGGCTTGCACCCGACAAACCAAGGCAAGCCCCATTCGTTTCGTTGCCTATTTATCGTATTGGACAATCGGATCATTCTTTAACGATTTAGCAAGCTGCGCACGTAGTTTTATACTATACGTTGCGCTTTTCACCACGCCAGTGCGGTCATTGCATTTTATCTTAATCTGTACGTCTTCAGACATCTTGCTGCTATATATAGTCCACTCTCCACTTTTCGTAGTCTTTACATCAGGGCCAAAGCTAGCCTTCATTACATTTAAAGTGTCTTGTTTGTTTCTTTCGGATATCTGGATTATTCTGGCATAATACTGCCCATCGACAAAGGCATAGGAGATGGCTGGGCAAGCGTTCTTATGCACCAAAAGCCGACAATTTCCGACATAGTTGTAGTACGAAACCCCGTCAGCCTGTTTGTACAAGACAAAATTTCCGTCATCTATATCTGTAAGTTTCGCTCCAAAATCAAGCTTGCCGCAATCAAACGCGTAAGAGATGCTACATGTGCAAATTGACAAAAGGAATAGACAGACAATGATAACAACTCTCATAGTATTCTCCTTTTTAGCAATTGAGACTTTATTAAATACGTATCAGCAAATGACCAATATCGCTCACAGCGACAAGCAGTGTCAAGCGAGAAGTATAGGACAACCGCTTGAAACCCTTTCGAACGATCCCCTTGACACAGTCGGGGTTTATTCAAATTTATAAAATAAAAACATATAGTTAGGTGATTCTGGAAAAACCAAGGGGGATCATTGGAATTTCAGTCAAGAAATCGGGGTTGGCCAAAGGACCGCGTGAATAGAGTATCAAATGTCCGAAAAGGTGAATTTTCAAGTACTTGATATGATTGCTCAATAGTCTTCAGCACGCATGAATGCCACGTCATCACTATAATCTATCTAAAATGATTAACTTCTTTTAAAAATTCAGGGGAGCCACATAGCATTTGTTGGCTCTTACCCACGGTCATCTGTTGGGTTTGTGGCGCATCAGCCAACACACCGCCAACGGAAAGCCAAAGCGTCAGTGGTTGTGTCTTTGACCAGTTCTGTCCGGTGAACAACTGGCTTGGCATCTGGATACGTCAATGGCTTTGGCCCTGTGGCTTCACTGGTTTGGATATCTATTTCAAAAATAACAGACTTGAGTTGCCATGACATTGAATTCAAAAAGACTTGTTCAACGCCACACACAGGCTTGGGACATGTCAACGTGCCCATTTAAGGAGATATGTATCTTTTTTTCTGCCATCGCAGGTGTGCGGAATCATTTCTTTTGCTGTATGGTAGAATTGCGAGGCCCACCTGCAAAACAACAAGAGAATTCCGCACATGCAAAGCACGACCACCGTCTTCGCCCAATTCCTATCCCTCGTCCCAGAATATGTATTTTCCGAGCTATCTCAGCAAGATAGGTCGAAACGTCCCCCTCGGACATTTGTCCACTGGAACCAATTTGTCCACCTGCTTCATGCCCAGCTGGCCGGATGCAAGAACCTGCGGGACGAGGCCATGGGCATGAACGCCGCCGCCAAGCGACTCTATCGCCTCGGAACCAAGCCGGTGGCCAAGTCCACTTTCGCCGACGCCAACAGCGCGCGCCCGTGCATGTTC
Above is a genomic segment from Desulfolutivibrio sulfodismutans DSM 3696 containing:
- a CDS encoding CGGC domain-containing protein, with the protein product MAHIGILICGRYSSCAGGKCLRSMKERVGGFAQYPETEELTLVGYASCGGCPGGNVEYAPLEMIKNGVSVIHLATGMVVGYPPCPYIRQFKEYIESAFHIPVVVGTHPIPLKYQTTHASLPFWKDMGMADLAGRLFAEDRQTMALYD
- a CDS encoding DHCW motif cupin fold protein, producing the protein MNMGHIPFGVTDWEGVETTEHPGTTGTALWRTRTFGPAENPIRVRMVSYSPGYLADHWCRKGHILLCLEGELHTTLEDGRRFTLTPGMSYQVADNAEAHQSATPTGAKLFIVD
- a CDS encoding ATP-dependent 6-phosphofructokinase, with product MSDACPFPAIDASIPVLGTAKIPSPLPYCRFMDDTARTRVELTNEDLDEITTPCFAEFEVAGPRGKIYFDSSKAKAAIVTCGGLCPGINDVIRAIVMEAHHNYDIAATLGIRYGLQGFIPSFGHSLMELTPENVSDIHQFGGTMLGSSRGPQEAVDIVDALERFNVSMLFIIGGDGTMRAARRIQEEITARRGKISVIGVPKTIDNDISFVTRSFGFDTAVEKATEAIRCAHTEALGVLNGVGLVKVMGRESGFIAAQATLALKEVNYVLVPEYPFTLHGDHGLLPSLEKRLARRRHAVIVAAEGAGQHLLAASGKKDASGNPVLGDVASLLTSEIDAYFKSKNLPLTLKYIDPSYIIRSVPANANDRVYCGFLGQHAVHAAMAGKTGMVVSKLFGRYVHLPFDLVTRKRKRLNVHSDYWRAVLESTGQHGVTPLPGDEATLCLNKDG
- a CDS encoding Dabb family protein, whose product is MLVHIVMWKLKEQTEHGTRAQNAAKMKEILEALPAVIPQVRRLHVGTDILESAPETHAILYSEFDNAADLKAYAVHPRHQECVAFIKAVAEERRVVDYFLE
- a CDS encoding helix-turn-helix domain-containing protein: MSRRLERALEMARDIHEAGGMPPITLRQIESLCLPPRREFHAADVKRIRESAHLSQAVFAALLNVGLSTVQQWEMGRKKPSGPSAKLLDLLERKGMECLV
- a CDS encoding MFS transporter gives rise to the protein MSAFFIPRRLPDLSWNQWLICAIAATGFAFDTYELLMLPLIVKPALLELGGIRPGTPEFTLWFGLLFYIPALAGGLFGLLGGYLTDCFGRKKVLTISILLYAFAAFVAGFSISLPMLLVLRCLVFIGVSVEFVAAVAWLAEIFPGQQREGILGITQIFSSLGGVMVAIANGIVTAWSTNSPAPLLLGFHLPALQLPAIATPPVLDLFGAIANPHAHWRYTLMSGLIPAIPLLMVRPFLPESPLWMEKRKMGQLRRPSITELFSQSLRKTTIIVTLMFMLSYAAFYGAIAQVTQIIPGLPEVKADVAVALQKQLPDSKRDEFNGRWRAEGKTESETSQLISAEERRIASAVEQARAAQIMKAPEFGGLLGRFALAALAIIVVSRRRLLRMFLLPGLAVMPLTFAWAGVTSFSWLECGIFLAGFLTVGQFSFWGNYLPQAFPLHLRGTGESFAANIGGRMIGTSFAALTQWIAYWLPGNVSNATRIAYAAAGIAFSCYLLNIVCSFWLPEPGVRDLSK
- a CDS encoding class I adenylate-forming enzyme family protein; this encodes MAIWDILERTATLMPGHIAVATVGQEVTYRRLAMDVDRLAAGFCALGLQSGDRIALLLPSGIELVTAFLAASRASLIVVPLSLDAPPLLHGLYLSDACPKAIVTDHALLSALPEASLKQIGTVVLTAGQAPRSTDYAHLMDTVPDNSLKGTCCGQDPIGLLVFTSGTTGRPKGIAHAQARLVERAEHLVNTLMLTDRDKTLLVFSPMRTPCLVYQVLAMLRVGGTVFLAGQPDSDMFWKRYAQARPTYTLVMPALARRLFEHPAAALVDHSHVRFWITTGDHPGPELIRQAERTMGKPMLNLYGLTETGLVVAHPLDGPRKAGAMGKPLRGVDTRLADADGRDVKQGETGRLLVRTRNWMVGYWNDTLRTHQAIGSGWFDTQDLVCMDEDGYYWFRGRVQDVIVRNAINVASALVTDVLLEYPCVAEAVLVGIPDVIAGQVPVAFYRLQQTCDDPGEATLRAWVAARVDPESIPVSFHRIDQWPLSQRGKVDRAGLIRIAQAGRQAN
- a CDS encoding DUF4372 domain-containing protein — its product is MQSTTTVFAQFLSLVPEYVFSELSQQDRSKRPPRTFVHWNQFVHLLHAQLAGCKNLRDEAMGMNAAAKRLYRLGTKPVAKSTFADANSARPCMFFEALFGELYQRRLTKAHGHKFSCKNKLFSLDASNS